In one Sphingomonas sanguinis genomic region, the following are encoded:
- a CDS encoding cell wall hydrolase, protein MTDGPSSFDPPMATDGDADLILSDRLRRPRRDTPRGTVLALLLLLCVALIGGVGVAAWRMVTGSAESARPERPPSSPGFREARVSQALPPPPAVEPVQYMSVTPDDARAINAAKPFSTLPNPAARPWAVTLAAPDAERALDCLAAAAWYEAGDDTPGEQAVVQVVLNRVRHPSFPKTICGVVFQGSERTTGCQFSFTCDGAMRRTPSPAAWLRAQAVARAAMAGVVFAPVGWATHYHTDWVVPTWNATMEKIASLHTHLFFRWPGAIGRGGAFGGRHTGTEPVIAALARLSPAHRGGAATLADPTAAQLDQPDDRVTVSDAAAAATARPEGAGEVHVLTIRPGEFAGALALNALKLCQPSAGRPCWVIGFTGQPGRVVRGPGGRPGWPDRMPDFYYFADKMRGRETVYWNCQVMPRANPAQCMPTGFTPEG, encoded by the coding sequence GTGACGGACGGCCCTTCCAGTTTCGACCCGCCGATGGCGACCGACGGCGACGCCGATCTGATCCTGAGCGATCGGCTGCGGCGGCCGCGCCGCGATACGCCGCGCGGCACGGTGCTGGCGCTGCTGCTGCTGCTGTGCGTCGCGCTGATCGGCGGCGTCGGTGTGGCGGCGTGGCGGATGGTGACGGGATCGGCCGAAAGCGCGCGGCCGGAGCGCCCGCCATCCTCGCCCGGTTTTCGGGAGGCGCGGGTGTCGCAGGCACTGCCGCCGCCGCCGGCTGTCGAGCCGGTGCAATATATGTCGGTCACGCCCGACGATGCGCGCGCGATCAACGCGGCCAAGCCCTTTTCCACCCTGCCCAATCCGGCGGCCCGGCCCTGGGCGGTGACGCTGGCGGCACCCGATGCGGAGCGCGCGCTGGACTGTCTGGCGGCGGCGGCCTGGTATGAGGCGGGCGACGATACGCCGGGCGAGCAGGCGGTCGTCCAGGTCGTGCTGAACCGCGTCCGCCATCCCTCTTTCCCCAAGACGATTTGCGGCGTGGTGTTCCAGGGATCGGAGCGCACGACCGGCTGCCAGTTCTCCTTCACCTGCGACGGCGCGATGCGGCGCACGCCCAGCCCGGCGGCATGGCTGCGGGCCCAGGCGGTGGCGCGCGCGGCGATGGCGGGCGTGGTCTTCGCGCCGGTCGGCTGGGCGACCCATTATCATACCGATTGGGTGGTCCCGACTTGGAACGCCACGATGGAGAAGATCGCCAGCCTCCACACCCATTTGTTCTTCCGCTGGCCCGGCGCGATCGGGCGGGGCGGCGCCTTCGGAGGACGCCACACGGGGACCGAGCCGGTGATCGCCGCCCTCGCCCGCCTGTCGCCCGCGCATCGGGGCGGGGCGGCGACGCTGGCGGACCCGACGGCGGCGCAGCTCGACCAGCCGGACGACCGCGTGACCGTGTCGGACGCGGCTGCCGCCGCTACCGCGCGGCCGGAGGGGGCGGGGGAGGTCCATGTCCTGACCATCCGGCCGGGCGAGTTCGCCGGGGCGCTGGCGCTGAATGCGCTGAAGCTGTGCCAGCCCTCGGCGGGGCGACCCTGCTGGGTCATCGGCTTCACAGGGCAGCCGGGGCGCGTCGTGCGTGGCCCCGGCGGGCGGCCGGGCTGGCCCGACCGGATGCCCGACTTCTATTATTTCGCCGACAAGATGCGCGGGCGCGAAACGGTGTATTGGAACTGCCAGGTGATGCCGCGTGCCAATCCGGCACAATGTATGCCGACGGGCTTTACGCCGGAAGGCTGA
- a CDS encoding O-antigen ligase family protein, with protein MTSNSVPPSDAMPQPMPIDDGFEMRTLRRRSVKPAFLSPTGIGTMVAAAMIIMTVLGPLMTYKPEPFTGEGSPLRQICYFAILPVAIFAVRPLHRPERLLAVPWTLLVALGWCWLSLSWSIAPDIGIRRLLLTTIVIWTLFLTVESIGYERVMKVTRIVMVVTLAVNFLTVLAVPSFGIHQAAAAADASDPGLVGDWRGMMLQKNFAGAACAFTLIMFMLDAGRIARWIRALVVVAAVVFLIKSGSKTSMGIAVLGIGIGFLYTRYNPAYRSLLIPALLIVSVTITLLLQIYWDDLIAPLSDQGAFTGRTQIWPPLFAYFQDHWFFGTGYGSFWNIGFGKSPIFTYSKGWVLHITQGHNGYLDLLVTIGLPGLLLVIFATIVVPIGRLLSSKTAPRGPGSVVLAMLIFAMGHNFTESSIFDRDAIVQTFLMLAVALGYNITRADTGRRRRLTVDRDATNGGVTA; from the coding sequence ATGACATCCAATTCCGTGCCGCCATCGGATGCGATGCCGCAGCCCATGCCGATCGACGACGGCTTCGAGATGCGGACGCTGCGGCGCCGCTCGGTGAAGCCCGCCTTCCTGTCGCCGACCGGGATCGGGACGATGGTGGCCGCCGCGATGATCATCATGACGGTGCTCGGCCCGCTGATGACCTACAAGCCCGAGCCGTTCACCGGCGAGGGCAGCCCGCTTCGCCAGATCTGCTATTTCGCCATCCTGCCCGTCGCGATCTTCGCGGTACGGCCGCTGCACCGTCCCGAACGGCTGCTGGCCGTCCCATGGACCCTGTTGGTCGCGCTGGGATGGTGCTGGCTCAGCCTGAGCTGGTCGATCGCGCCCGATATCGGGATACGGCGCCTGTTGCTGACCACGATCGTTATCTGGACCCTGTTCCTGACGGTGGAATCGATCGGCTATGAGCGCGTGATGAAGGTCACGCGGATCGTCATGGTCGTGACCCTGGCCGTCAACTTCCTGACGGTCCTTGCCGTGCCCAGCTTCGGCATCCACCAGGCGGCGGCGGCCGCCGATGCGTCCGATCCCGGCCTGGTCGGTGACTGGCGCGGCATGATGTTGCAGAAGAACTTCGCGGGTGCGGCCTGTGCGTTCACGCTCATCATGTTCATGCTGGACGCAGGCCGCATCGCGCGTTGGATTCGCGCCCTGGTGGTCGTCGCGGCGGTGGTCTTCCTCATCAAATCGGGGTCCAAGACCTCGATGGGCATCGCGGTGTTGGGTATCGGGATCGGCTTCCTCTATACCCGTTACAACCCCGCCTATCGCTCGCTCCTGATTCCGGCGCTGTTGATCGTATCGGTGACGATCACCCTGCTGCTCCAGATTTACTGGGACGACCTGATCGCGCCCCTGAGTGATCAGGGAGCGTTTACGGGGCGGACGCAGATCTGGCCGCCGCTGTTCGCCTATTTCCAGGATCACTGGTTCTTCGGCACGGGCTATGGCTCGTTCTGGAATATCGGTTTCGGCAAGAGCCCGATCTTTACCTATTCCAAGGGATGGGTGCTCCACATCACCCAGGGGCATAACGGCTATCTCGACCTGCTGGTCACGATCGGCCTGCCCGGCCTGTTGCTGGTGATCTTTGCGACGATCGTGGTGCCGATCGGTCGCCTGTTGAGCAGCAAGACCGCCCCGCGCGGACCGGGTTCGGTGGTGCTGGCCATGCTGATCTTCGCGATGGGGCATAATTTCACGGAGAGCAGCATCTTCGACCGGGACGCGATCGTGCAGACCTTCCTCATGCTCGCCGTGGCGCTGGGCTATAACATCACCCGCGCCGATACCGGCCGACGCCGCCGATTGACGGTAGATCGTGATGCGACGAACGGGGGCGTAACGGCATGA
- a CDS encoding glycosyltransferase family 4 protein, whose product MDRRSIIFMVSHSSAGGAQEIWANLAEGFLAKGDNVQLMALYPLRADIRTTSADLPWRYVVERQPKGPLAAARMLGALTALIRREKPDVIFTAMPAANVAAALCARLAGTKTKVITSHHSPVGTHSRVLNGADSLTGSLRSVATVISVSEEVGRSLEAKPAVYRAKRRTVTNAVPPRIEALLARLAAEHAPRIARSRTVVATGRLAEQKNYPLLIRAAALMPDVTVRIVGDGPDRAALEALAAELGVTGRVEFLGHRPREEALAILAAGDVFVQISLFEGHSLGLVEAAKLGMPIVVSDVPVQIEGITAKDGTRCGLAVAIDDAQGLARHVTMLLDDAQAYAEWAALARKVGAESSYEAMMAAYQALIA is encoded by the coding sequence GTGGATCGCCGTTCCATCATCTTCATGGTCTCCCACTCGTCGGCGGGCGGCGCCCAGGAAATCTGGGCCAATCTGGCCGAGGGTTTTCTCGCAAAAGGCGATAACGTCCAGTTAATGGCGCTCTACCCGCTGCGCGCCGACATCCGCACCACCTCGGCCGACCTGCCCTGGCGCTATGTCGTCGAGCGGCAGCCGAAGGGCCCGCTGGCGGCGGCGCGGATGCTGGGGGCGCTGACCGCGTTGATCCGGCGCGAAAAGCCCGATGTGATCTTCACCGCCATGCCCGCCGCCAACGTCGCGGCGGCCCTGTGCGCGCGGCTGGCGGGGACGAAGACAAAGGTCATCACCTCGCACCACTCGCCGGTCGGCACGCATAGCCGCGTGCTGAACGGCGCGGACTCGCTGACCGGCTCGCTGCGCTCGGTCGCCACCGTCATCAGCGTGTCCGAGGAAGTCGGCCGCTCGCTGGAGGCGAAGCCCGCCGTCTATCGCGCCAAGCGCCGGACCGTGACCAACGCGGTGCCGCCGCGCATCGAGGCGCTGCTGGCCAGGCTCGCCGCCGAGCATGCCCCCCGCATCGCCCGGTCGCGCACCGTGGTCGCCACCGGACGGCTGGCCGAGCAGAAGAATTATCCGCTGCTGATCCGCGCCGCCGCGCTGATGCCCGACGTGACCGTCCGCATCGTCGGCGACGGGCCGGACCGCGCCGCGCTGGAGGCGCTCGCCGCCGAGCTGGGCGTGACCGGCCGGGTCGAGTTTCTGGGCCACCGCCCGCGTGAGGAAGCGCTGGCGATCCTGGCCGCGGGCGACGTGTTCGTGCAGATCAGCCTGTTCGAGGGGCACAGCCTGGGCCTGGTCGAGGCGGCCAAGCTGGGCATGCCCATCGTCGTCTCCGACGTTCCCGTCCAGATCGAGGGGATCACCGCGAAGGACGGCACGCGCTGCGGCCTGGCGGTGGCGATCGACGATGCGCAAGGGCTGGCCCGCCACGTCACCATGCTGCTCGACGATGCGCAGGCCTATGCCGAATGGGCCGCGCTGGCCCGCAAGGTCGGGGCCGAATCGAGCTATGAGGCGATGATGGCCGCCTATCAGGCGCTGATCGCGTGA
- a CDS encoding glycosyltransferase family 4 protein: MNLSAHIAETPVTEKQASGRSATRAKRRRIMMIAPHFEEYALHMCMALAEDADVLLALNLGRLRKDYEGRPFPATPGITFHDTRFESPLDGLRLFKSVLAFRPETIHLQEASGLRKALTCAALVALARPFCRIALTVHDPSPHEGRDAVIAQRLDRYRRFVRRAAQVVFVHGDYCRKRYLDVRENQSQSVVVIDHGEILGERPTDLPDPHARPLAIFGFGRMEAYKGLHIFLDALKLLHARGVVPTVVLAGSGPEMDRLEGEFAAMPGVTVDNAFITSERLIDEMAATDLVVMPYLTATQSGVLAATLANRRFVVASGVGGIPDIVADGHNGLLVPPGDPAALADALERVARDPALRQRLSDGAAQTASERLAWSQIVPKMLAQY; the protein is encoded by the coding sequence ATGAATCTGTCGGCACACATCGCCGAAACCCCGGTGACCGAAAAGCAGGCGTCCGGCCGATCCGCCACCCGCGCGAAGCGGCGGCGGATCATGATGATCGCGCCGCATTTCGAGGAATATGCGCTGCATATGTGCATGGCGCTGGCGGAAGATGCCGATGTCCTGCTCGCGCTGAATCTCGGTCGGCTGCGCAAGGATTATGAGGGACGCCCCTTTCCGGCGACGCCCGGCATCACGTTTCACGACACGCGGTTCGAATCGCCACTGGATGGCTTGCGTCTTTTCAAGAGCGTGCTCGCTTTCCGTCCCGAAACGATACATTTGCAAGAGGCCTCGGGACTGCGCAAAGCGCTGACCTGCGCCGCCTTGGTGGCCCTGGCCCGCCCCTTTTGCCGGATCGCGCTGACCGTGCACGACCCCAGCCCGCATGAGGGGCGCGACGCGGTCATCGCACAGCGGCTGGACCGCTATCGCCGGTTCGTCCGCCGCGCGGCACAGGTGGTGTTCGTGCACGGCGACTATTGCCGCAAACGCTATCTCGACGTGCGCGAGAACCAGTCCCAGTCGGTCGTCGTGATCGACCATGGCGAGATACTGGGTGAGCGTCCGACCGACCTTCCCGATCCCCATGCCCGGCCGCTGGCGATCTTCGGTTTCGGGCGGATGGAGGCCTATAAGGGTCTGCACATCTTTCTCGACGCCCTGAAGCTGCTCCATGCGCGCGGCGTCGTGCCGACCGTGGTTTTGGCGGGTTCCGGCCCTGAAATGGACCGGCTGGAGGGCGAGTTCGCCGCGATGCCTGGCGTCACGGTGGACAATGCGTTCATCACCTCCGAACGGCTGATCGACGAGATGGCCGCGACCGATCTGGTCGTCATGCCTTATCTGACCGCGACGCAAAGCGGCGTGCTGGCCGCCACCCTCGCCAATCGCCGCTTCGTCGTGGCGAGCGGCGTGGGCGGCATCCCGGACATCGTCGCGGATGGGCATAACGGCCTGCTGGTCCCGCCTGGCGATCCGGCGGCGCTGGCCGATGCGCTGGAACGGGTCGCGCGCGATCCCGCGCTGCGCCAGCGCCTGTCGGACGGCGCCGCGCAGACGGCGAGCGAGCGTTTGGCCTGGAGTCAAATTGTTCCCAAAATGCTGGCACAATATTAA
- a CDS encoding transglutaminase-like cysteine peptidase, producing the protein MTLPLACRPGIGASLWIAALLAAALPWTPARAEAFVPLGTVADAPYGFTEMCARTPTACSLGAAGAAGARTVEVATCFAFGDGAAGFLPVRSFIPGPFSVDEPQACLPQEGERFGPTGAVGAAASVPSRLAEGSADRGLMRTVKAVNIRANRHIAQRTDREIYGEDEHWQAAGIGAGAAGDCEDIALEKRDELLAAGLSPSQLLLATAFVRNVGLHTVLIVRLSDGDFVLDSLVPSISRWDKVRYAWLRMQDPADPMVWRRMGAI; encoded by the coding sequence ATGACGTTGCCGCTTGCTTGCCGCCCCGGCATCGGGGCATCCCTCTGGATCGCAGCGTTGCTCGCCGCGGCCTTGCCCTGGACGCCTGCACGGGCGGAGGCTTTCGTGCCGTTGGGCACGGTCGCCGACGCGCCCTACGGCTTTACCGAGATGTGCGCGCGGACGCCGACCGCCTGCTCGCTCGGCGCGGCGGGTGCCGCTGGCGCGCGCACGGTCGAGGTGGCGACGTGCTTTGCCTTCGGGGACGGTGCAGCGGGCTTCCTGCCCGTCAGGTCTTTCATTCCCGGCCCGTTTTCCGTGGATGAGCCGCAAGCCTGCCTGCCCCAGGAGGGCGAGCGGTTCGGCCCGACCGGTGCGGTCGGCGCAGCGGCGTCGGTGCCGTCGCGACTGGCGGAGGGGTCGGCTGATCGCGGCCTGATGCGCACCGTCAAGGCGGTCAACATCCGCGCCAATCGCCATATCGCCCAGCGTACCGACCGCGAAATCTATGGCGAGGACGAGCATTGGCAGGCGGCGGGCATCGGCGCGGGCGCGGCGGGCGATTGCGAGGACATCGCGCTGGAAAAGCGCGACGAACTGCTGGCGGCGGGCCTGTCGCCGTCGCAGCTGCTGCTCGCGACCGCCTTTGTCCGCAATGTCGGCCTGCATACCGTGCTAATCGTCCGGCTGAGCGACGGCGATTTCGTGCTCGACAGCCTGGTGCCTAGCATCTCGCGCTGGGACAAGGTGCGTTACGCCTGGTTGCGGATGCAGGATCCCGCCGACCCGATGGTCTGGCGGCGCATGGGGGCGATCTGA
- a CDS encoding acyltransferase family protein: protein MDGIGRDAATNALPRKLDGLQVGRAIAALSVVLTHSVAYPYGGHAPHAWHLLGRYGVTLFFIISGFIMVHTTGAGPFDPRRFMANRIRRIVPIYFVANAVLMVLTLVAPGAFRRTVFNAAHIVRSLLFIPSYEPAGTGAIWPFFRLGWTLNYEMFFYVCFAALFALTAGRRALVLGAGFIGLILLGAAHPFTAAIPLFYTRIDTLGFVAGVALGIIGLKGGFQLRWGVMAVVLAASLVGYVYLAIHIDAIKDIVWTQVGMVAVCMAHIALLVLLVDRAGWRAPRWLTFIGDASYSLYLFHMFVIGAVSAVAHRLPPSLTVPLMGVAVVASLVTGGLAYRFVESPLNRLVRGRRPLTAAQIGDDAAKAPMGGHAPRP, encoded by the coding sequence ATGGACGGCATCGGACGGGACGCGGCGACCAATGCCCTGCCGCGCAAGCTCGATGGATTGCAGGTCGGTCGCGCGATCGCGGCGCTGTCGGTCGTGCTGACCCATTCCGTCGCCTATCCCTATGGCGGCCATGCGCCCCATGCCTGGCATTTGCTGGGCCGTTACGGCGTGACGCTGTTCTTCATCATCAGCGGCTTCATCATGGTCCATACGACTGGCGCGGGGCCGTTCGACCCCCGGCGGTTCATGGCGAACCGCATCCGCCGGATCGTGCCCATCTATTTCGTTGCCAATGCCGTGTTGATGGTGCTGACGCTGGTGGCGCCGGGGGCGTTTCGCCGTACCGTGTTCAACGCCGCGCATATCGTCCGGTCGCTGCTGTTCATCCCCAGTTATGAACCGGCGGGCACCGGTGCGATCTGGCCGTTCTTCCGGCTGGGCTGGACGCTCAATTACGAGATGTTCTTCTATGTCTGCTTCGCGGCGCTGTTCGCGCTGACGGCGGGGCGGCGGGCGCTGGTGCTGGGGGCGGGGTTCATCGGATTGATCCTGCTCGGCGCCGCCCATCCCTTCACCGCCGCGATTCCGCTTTTCTATACCCGGATCGACACGCTGGGCTTCGTGGCGGGCGTTGCGCTAGGCATCATCGGGTTGAAGGGCGGCTTCCAGTTGCGATGGGGCGTCATGGCGGTGGTGCTGGCGGCGAGTTTGGTCGGCTATGTCTACCTCGCCATCCATATCGACGCGATCAAGGACATCGTCTGGACCCAGGTAGGCATGGTCGCGGTGTGCATGGCGCATATCGCGCTGCTGGTGCTGCTGGTTGATCGGGCGGGGTGGCGTGCGCCGCGCTGGCTGACCTTTATCGGCGATGCCAGCTATTCGCTCTATCTGTTTCACATGTTCGTGATCGGCGCGGTTTCGGCGGTGGCGCACCGCTTGCCCCCGTCGCTGACCGTCCCGCTGATGGGGGTCGCGGTCGTCGCGTCGCTGGTGACGGGCGGGCTGGCCTATCGCTTCGTCGAGAGTCCGCTCAATCGGCTGGTCCGGGGGCGGCGGCCCCTGACGGCGGCGCAGATCGGCGACGACGCAGCCAAGGCGCCAATGGGCGGCCATGCGCCAAGGCCCTGA
- a CDS encoding acyltransferase family protein yields MTQEAKDSGLLPGVQLLRGLSALLVVATHANLILEHSRFLGHVAYRGVLNDAGLFGVSIFFVISGFIIALVSLDDRWLPRLTRTDFARRRFVRIVPFLWVCVIGYNLLSLVSTHAVEWGPMLRALSVWPVGELKPNVVWSLRHEFLFYGLFLILVMGRRRHFLPLVLWFLAPLLCWPLVPLLGVRPPEELGGWSELFRVVFLGANGGANLQFGAGFLLGLLALRRHPVMAQRGFGLIAPLLATIAVALIVDRLALPNSLGRSLVWTALAVPPVWLAITCRARAGWFKRAGLALGDSSFALYLVHNPILLIVMQVARRLHLIGHPLFLPAAVAMAVLGGWVAHRLIERPLIRALAHGRPLAPWLRRRRSAPPSGAAAPGPAD; encoded by the coding sequence GTGACGCAAGAAGCCAAAGATTCCGGACTGTTACCGGGCGTACAGTTGCTGCGGGGGCTATCAGCCCTGCTCGTCGTGGCGACCCATGCCAACCTGATCCTGGAGCACTCCAGGTTTCTGGGTCATGTCGCCTATAGGGGCGTGCTGAACGATGCCGGGCTTTTCGGCGTGTCGATCTTCTTCGTGATCTCCGGCTTCATCATCGCGCTGGTGTCGCTGGACGATCGATGGTTACCCCGCCTGACCCGCACCGATTTCGCCCGCCGCCGCTTCGTGCGGATCGTGCCGTTCCTGTGGGTGTGCGTGATCGGCTACAACCTGCTCTCCCTCGTGAGCACCCATGCGGTCGAATGGGGGCCGATGCTGCGCGCCCTGTCGGTCTGGCCGGTCGGCGAACTGAAGCCCAATGTCGTCTGGTCCCTGCGCCACGAATTCCTCTTCTATGGCCTGTTCCTGATCCTGGTGATGGGCCGGCGCCGCCATTTCCTGCCGCTCGTCCTGTGGTTCCTGGCACCGCTGCTGTGCTGGCCGCTGGTGCCGTTGCTGGGCGTGCGGCCGCCGGAGGAATTGGGCGGATGGTCCGAGCTGTTCCGCGTCGTGTTCCTGGGCGCGAATGGCGGCGCGAACCTGCAATTCGGGGCTGGCTTCCTGCTCGGCCTGCTGGCGCTGCGTCGTCATCCTGTCATGGCACAGCGCGGTTTCGGGCTGATCGCACCGCTGCTGGCGACGATCGCGGTGGCGCTGATCGTCGATCGTCTCGCCCTGCCCAATAGCCTGGGCCGCAGCCTGGTGTGGACGGCGCTGGCCGTTCCGCCCGTCTGGCTGGCCATCACCTGCCGCGCCCGCGCGGGTTGGTTCAAACGGGCCGGGCTGGCGCTGGGCGATTCTTCCTTCGCGCTATATCTGGTGCATAACCCGATCCTGCTGATCGTCATGCAGGTCGCGCGGCGCCTGCACCTGATCGGCCATCCGCTGTTCCTGCCCGCCGCCGTAGCGATGGCGGTACTGGGCGGTTGGGTCGCCCATCGGCTGATCGAACGACCGCTGATCAGGGCCTTGGCGCATGGCCGCCCATTGGCGCCTTGGCTGCGTCGTCGCCGATCTGCGCCGCCGTCAGGGGCCGCCGCCCCCGGACCAGCCGATTGA
- a CDS encoding polysaccharide biosynthesis/export family protein encodes MALTLVAALMLAACSTPAVALQDAGRVSATPESSFQDDYKLGVGDKIRIIVYNEESMSGEFQVNASGKIALPLIGDVQAMGKTTAELAQAVTASLAAGYLRDPRVSVEVLTYRPYFILGEVKTPAQYPYVNGMTVTNAIATAGGFTPRAAQKKVYIRRSGEDREKVYDLTPDLRVYPGDTIRLGERFF; translated from the coding sequence ATGGCCCTGACTCTCGTGGCGGCGCTCATGCTCGCGGCGTGCTCCACCCCGGCGGTGGCCTTGCAGGATGCCGGGCGCGTCTCGGCGACGCCGGAGTCCTCGTTCCAGGACGATTACAAGCTGGGCGTCGGCGACAAGATCCGCATCATCGTCTACAACGAGGAATCGATGTCGGGCGAGTTCCAGGTGAACGCCAGCGGCAAGATCGCGCTGCCGCTGATCGGGGACGTGCAGGCGATGGGCAAGACCACCGCCGAGCTGGCCCAGGCGGTCACCGCCAGCCTGGCCGCCGGTTATCTTCGCGACCCGCGCGTCAGCGTCGAGGTGCTCACCTATCGCCCCTATTTCATCCTGGGCGAGGTCAAGACGCCCGCGCAATATCCCTATGTCAACGGTATGACCGTGACGAACGCGATCGCGACGGCCGGTGGCTTCACCCCGCGCGCCGCGCAGAAGAAGGTCTATATCCGGCGCTCGGGCGAGGACCGCGAGAAGGTCTATGACCTGACGCCCGACCTGCGCGTCTATCCGGGCGATACGATCCGCCTCGGCGAGCGTTTCTTCTGA
- a CDS encoding acyltransferase family protein — protein MTAAAPRGSEGAAARPSRVPLASIQVMRGIAALAVAIYHTHLILSQPRYGGIDLWGAVAGKGWTGVNFFFVLSGFIIPYAHHADIGRPERAGHYLMRRFTRVYPIYWVFLTGFLAAIAMGLGTLEFSWAWPNILGSYLLLQIVPVPTLPLHVAWTLFYEIFFYFMFLLLILDRRIGSVVIGLWGAAVIGWGLILGHDTNYWYLHSWNLYFALGALAYVGYRRWEGRSGLPFLIAGFLMLGGLLAAGLVGNHLGTVQEHPRTLLLLGPPFALILLGAVLIDRRRRWKPAAMLALPGEASYAIYLVHSPVISALAQANRTLTRHGHIIGHHLLYVVVALVSVASGLIAHLLVERPLLRGIRSITDRRARARASARQPEWKASRS, from the coding sequence GTGACCGCCGCCGCCCCACGCGGCAGCGAAGGAGCCGCCGCCCGCCCGAGTCGGGTGCCGCTGGCGTCCATCCAGGTGATGCGCGGCATCGCGGCACTGGCGGTGGCGATCTATCACACCCACCTCATCCTGTCGCAGCCGCGTTATGGCGGCATCGACCTGTGGGGCGCGGTGGCGGGCAAGGGGTGGACGGGCGTCAACTTCTTCTTCGTGCTCAGCGGCTTCATCATCCCCTATGCGCATCACGCCGATATCGGCCGACCCGAGCGCGCAGGCCATTACCTGATGCGGCGCTTCACGCGCGTCTATCCGATCTACTGGGTCTTCCTGACCGGATTCCTGGCGGCGATCGCGATGGGCTTGGGCACGCTGGAATTCAGCTGGGCCTGGCCCAACATCCTGGGTTCCTATCTGTTGCTCCAGATCGTGCCGGTGCCCACTTTGCCGCTGCATGTGGCATGGACTCTGTTCTACGAAATCTTCTTCTATTTCATGTTCCTGCTGCTGATCCTCGATCGTCGCATCGGCTCGGTGGTGATCGGTCTTTGGGGTGCGGCCGTCATCGGTTGGGGGCTGATCCTGGGGCATGACACCAATTATTGGTATCTGCACAGCTGGAACCTCTATTTCGCCCTCGGTGCGCTGGCCTATGTCGGCTATCGTCGCTGGGAAGGTCGGTCGGGCCTGCCGTTCCTGATCGCGGGATTCCTGATGCTCGGCGGTCTCCTTGCGGCAGGTTTGGTCGGAAACCACCTGGGAACCGTTCAGGAGCATCCGCGCACGCTGCTGCTTCTCGGCCCGCCCTTCGCGCTGATCCTGCTGGGCGCGGTGCTGATCGACCGGCGACGGCGCTGGAAGCCGGCAGCGATGCTCGCGCTGCCCGGTGAGGCCAGCTACGCCATCTACCTAGTCCATTCGCCCGTCATCTCCGCCTTGGCCCAAGCCAATCGCACGCTCACCCGGCATGGCCATATCATCGGGCATCACCTGCTCTATGTCGTCGTGGCGCTGGTTTCGGTGGCATCCGGCCTGATCGCGCATCTGTTGGTCGAAAGACCGTTGCTCCGGGGCATCCGCAGCATCACCGATCGACGTGCCCGCGCCAGAGCCTCGGCGAGGCAGCCGGAATGGAAAGCCAGCCGATCATGA